One window of Sphingobacteriales bacterium genomic DNA carries:
- a CDS encoding RHS repeat-associated core domain-containing protein encodes MPIPKLSPNFEASVGVEANNYQYNGKELNEDFGLHWMDYGARWYNPQINRWGQVDPLAEKYVNICPYAYVANNPMIFVDPDGRNTAYYDQDGKLIHYSYDDLPDAVTTVGSENIDRIHSLTGGQRDASYSKEGASDMRNMGVSYMVEGIKSFALRSDARRDQTGNFFEADSNGKIGQPAKVESKNNLYTIDGKNVYVGSSYNDNIGSHGASESPKNSEVLFGTIVSDIHSHPYNNRNQLFYYKDDGTYGTGPAEFGPSTQDILKSQT; translated from the coding sequence TTGCCCATTCCAAAACTTTCTCCTAATTTTGAGGCATCTGTTGGGGTAGAGGCTAACAACTATCAATACAACGGCAAAGAACTGAACGAAGATTTCGGATTGCATTGGATGGACTACGGCGCAAGGTGGTATAACCCGCAAATCAACAGGTGGGGGCAGGTGGATCCATTGGCAGAGAAGTATGTGAATATATGTCCTTATGCTTATGTTGCTAATAATCCTATGATTTTTGTTGATCCTGATGGGCGTAACACCGCTTATTATGATCAAGACGGCAAACTTATTCATTATTCTTATGATGATTTACCAGACGCTGTTACGACGGTCGGCAGCGAAAATATTGACAGGATTCATTCCCTGACTGGCGGGCAAAGGGATGCTTCTTACAGTAAGGAGGGGGCAAGCGATATGAGAAACATGGGTGTAAGCTATATGGTGGAAGGCATAAAAAGTTTCGCTTTGCGGTCCGATGCCAGACGTGATCAAACAGGCAACTTCTTTGAAGCTGACAGTAACGGTAAAATAGGTCAGCCCGCCAAAGTTGAAAGCAAAAACAATTTATATACAATTGACGGAAAGAACGTTTATGTTGGGAGTAGCTATAACGACAATATAGGTTCGCATGGTGCGTCTGAATCCCCTAAAAATTCTGAGGTTTTATTTGGTACTATTGTTTCTGATATCCATAGTCATCCATATAATAATAGAAATCAACTATTTTATTATAAGGATGATGGGACGTATGGGACGGGACCTGCTGAATTTGGCCCATCTACTCAAGATATCTTGAAATCTCAAACCTAG